Proteins from a genomic interval of bacterium:
- a CDS encoding ferredoxin family protein produces the protein MPKVTIREDRCKSCGLCIEFCPKNCLAFTDRFNAQGYRPVSWVNEEECTACAICARMCPDVVIEVKK, from the coding sequence ATGCCCAAGGTTACGATCCGCGAGGATCGCTGCAAGAGTTGCGGGCTCTGCATAGAGTTCTGCCCGAAGAACTGCCTCGCCTTCACCGACCGCTTCAACGCCCAGGGCTACAGGCCGGTTTCTTGGGTGAACGAGGAGGAGTGCACCGCCTGCGCCATCTGCGCGAGGATGTGCCCCGACGTCGTCATCGAAGTGAAGAAGTAA
- the vorB gene encoding 3-methyl-2-oxobutanoate dehydrogenase subunit VorB yields the protein MKKTFEKGNIAIAKAAVAAGCHYYFGYPITPQSDIPEYLSGVLPGLGGQFVQAESEIASINMLLGAGATGKRAMTSSSSPGISLKQEGISYMAGSEIPGVIVNIQRSGPGLGGIAPSQGDYFQATRGGGHGDYRTLVFAPATVQEMYDLTVLAFDLSDKYRIPAMILADAMLGMMKEPLEEWRPEIKDYGKEAWVLTGAKGRERRKIKSLYLGDGELAEHNWRLAEKHAEIEKNETRVHLEIPEGCELSVVAFGSAARIAKSAVDRANEEGRKVGLIRPITVWPFPKQAIRTVAEKGIPLLTVELNVGQMVEDVMLATNGKSEVSFCGYPPGFLPSPDDIYEKLMAELSAKEAGK from the coding sequence ATGAAGAAGACCTTCGAGAAAGGCAATATTGCCATCGCCAAGGCGGCGGTGGCGGCGGGGTGCCATTATTACTTCGGCTACCCGATAACTCCCCAGAGCGACATCCCCGAGTACCTCTCCGGCGTCCTCCCGGGCCTCGGCGGGCAGTTCGTGCAGGCGGAGAGCGAGATAGCCTCGATAAACATGCTCCTCGGCGCGGGAGCGACGGGCAAGCGCGCCATGACGAGTTCGTCGAGCCCCGGCATAAGCCTGAAGCAGGAGGGAATAAGCTACATGGCGGGTAGCGAGATACCCGGCGTGATAGTGAACATCCAGCGCTCGGGGCCGGGACTCGGCGGAATCGCGCCGAGCCAGGGGGATTACTTTCAGGCGACGCGCGGCGGAGGCCACGGCGATTACCGGACGCTGGTTTTCGCCCCGGCGACTGTGCAGGAGATGTACGACCTTACTGTGCTGGCTTTCGACCTCTCCGACAAGTACCGCATTCCCGCGATGATCCTCGCCGATGCTATGCTGGGCATGATGAAGGAGCCGCTTGAGGAGTGGCGGCCGGAGATAAAAGATTACGGCAAGGAAGCGTGGGTACTCACCGGAGCGAAGGGGCGCGAGCGCAGAAAGATAAAGTCTCTCTACCTCGGCGACGGCGAGCTTGCGGAGCACAACTGGCGGCTGGCGGAAAAACACGCCGAAATCGAGAAGAACGAGACCCGCGTCCACCTCGAAATCCCCGAAGGGTGCGAGCTGTCCGTTGTCGCTTTCGGCAGCGCGGCGCGCATAGCCAAATCCGCCGTGGACCGCGCCAACGAGGAGGGCAGGAAGGTCGGTCTCATCCGCCCTATAACCGTCTGGCCCTTCCCGAAGCAGGCCATAAGAACCGTCGCCGAAAAGGGAATACCGCTTCTCACCGTCGAGTTGAACGTCGGGCAGATGGTGGAAGACGTGATGCTCGCTACGAACGGAAAGAGCGAGGTCTCCTTCTGCGGCTATCCGCCCGGCTTCCTCCCCTCGCCCGACGACATCTATGAAAAACTCATGGCCGAGCTAAGCGCGAAGGAGGCGGGCAAGTGA
- a CDS encoding 2-oxoglutarate oxidoreductase, translating to MKTVFSRPKSLVDRPFHFCPGCHHGLVHRLVAEAIDKYEVREDAIGAASVGCSVFMYDYFDIDVVESPHGRSPAVATGIKRANPDKFVILYQGDGDLAAIGTAEIIHAANRGEPITVIFVNNTVYGMTGGQMAPTTMLGQRTTTSPYGREFSQDGYPIRITEMLSQLEGVAFAARVAVNNPANLQKARKAIFEAFEAQIEKRGFAIVEVLSACPINWGLTPLDANKRIEAEMIPYFPLGVFKERKGSDFF from the coding sequence GTGAAAACCGTTTTTTCGAGGCCCAAATCCCTCGTTGACCGCCCCTTTCACTTCTGTCCCGGCTGCCACCACGGCCTCGTCCACCGCCTCGTGGCGGAGGCGATAGACAAGTACGAAGTGCGCGAGGACGCCATAGGCGCGGCCTCGGTGGGATGCTCGGTCTTCATGTACGATTACTTCGACATCGACGTGGTCGAATCACCCCACGGGCGCTCTCCGGCGGTGGCTACGGGTATCAAGCGGGCAAATCCGGACAAGTTCGTCATCCTCTATCAGGGCGACGGCGACCTTGCGGCCATAGGCACCGCCGAGATAATCCACGCCGCCAACCGGGGCGAACCCATCACCGTCATCTTCGTGAACAACACCGTCTACGGAATGACCGGCGGGCAGATGGCCCCCACGACGATGCTGGGCCAGCGCACGACGACGAGCCCCTACGGCAGGGAATTTTCGCAGGACGGCTACCCGATACGGATAACGGAGATGCTCTCGCAGCTCGAAGGCGTCGCCTTCGCCGCCCGCGTGGCGGTGAACAACCCGGCGAACCTCCAGAAGGCGCGCAAGGCTATCTTCGAGGCTTTCGAGGCGCAGATAGAGAAGCGCGGCTTCGCCATCGTAGAGGTCCTTTCCGCCTGCCCGATCAACTGGGGTCTTACGCCGCTGGACGCGAACAAGCGCATCGAAGCCGAGATGATCCCCTACTTCCCCCTCGGCGTCTTCAAGGAGCGCAAAGGGTCGGATTTCTTCTGA
- a CDS encoding 2-oxoacid:ferredoxin oxidoreductase subunit gamma, with protein MNYSTIMAGFGGQGILMIGNLLAFAAIKQGLNVTFFPSYGVEMRGGTANCTVTISNREVGSPVTSSPNGVIAMNEPSVLKFGPMIPNGGFLLINSSVCPDENFSKEGVAVARIPCNEIAASLGNEKLASMVALGGFAGHTGLVTIESLAESLEEVLPSKVHKLIPLNEKALREGAALVEKLK; from the coding sequence ATGAATTATTCCACGATAATGGCGGGGTTCGGGGGTCAGGGAATCCTGATGATTGGAAATCTCCTCGCCTTCGCGGCGATAAAGCAGGGCCTGAACGTCACCTTCTTCCCCTCCTACGGCGTCGAGATGCGCGGCGGGACGGCGAACTGCACCGTGACGATCTCCAACCGCGAGGTTGGAAGCCCGGTGACATCGAGCCCCAACGGGGTAATCGCGATGAACGAGCCCTCGGTGTTGAAATTCGGTCCGATGATACCGAACGGCGGCTTTCTGCTGATAAATTCCTCGGTCTGCCCCGACGAAAACTTCTCGAAGGAGGGCGTCGCCGTAGCGAGGATCCCCTGCAACGAGATAGCGGCGTCCCTCGGCAACGAGAAGCTCGCCAGCATGGTCGCCCTCGGCGGCTTCGCTGGGCATACCGGCCTCGTTACCATAGAGTCGCTTGCCGAGTCTCTGGAGGAAGTCCTTCCCTCCAAGGTCCACAAACTCATCCCCCTGAATGAAAAAGCCCTGCGCGAGGGTGCTGCCCTTGTCGAAAAATTAAAGTAA